The following DNA comes from Acidobacteriota bacterium.
CCAACGGACCAATCACTTACCGTCGGCTGAGACCGTTCCTCCGCTTCCCGCCGAACCCTTCTCCCCCTCGCAAGTGCGAACGGAAGACGGAAGTTTGATTCCGGTGGAAGCTTTTTTCTCGGCTTCGCGATGTGCTGGGTGTCATACCGACACCCACGCCGGGTGGAGCGAGTCGCTCCACCGAAATGCCGCCCGTGAACCTTTTTACCGGGAAAGCGCGGATATTCTGCTTCGCACGCGGGGGATTGAATTTACCCGCCACTGTGAATCGTGCCACACGCCAGTCGCGTTGCTGTCGGGAGCGTTGACCAGGGCGAGCGGAAAAACTGCCGCTCCATTTACTCCACTGGACTCGGAAGGCGTCACCTGTGTCATTTGCCATTCAATTACTGAAGCCCGACTTGACGGCACCGGGAGTTTTACGATTCGGCGTCCGGCGTTACTGGCTCGGGAAGACGGGACACCGATATTTGGCGACTTTTCAGATGAACAAATCCTGGCTGACATTCCAGGCCATAAACGGGCGATGATGCGACCACTCCTGCGCCAGCCTGAATTTTGTGCGACCTGCCACAAAGTGACGGCGCCGCCGGATTTGAATGGATACAAGCAAATTCCAGGTTTCTCGGCCTACGACGAGTGGCAACAGTCGGGAGCTTCGCACGAAGTGGTATCGCCATTTTACCGCCGGGAATCGCGGCTTGATTGTCGGTCGTGCCATATGCCCAAAGTGGCGAGCACCAATGACCGCGCCGCCAAAAATGGGCTGATTGTCCTGCATCGCTGGCCGGGTGCAAATACTGCGGCACCAATGTTTTATGGTCAGACCGAACAGGTGCAGATGACCGAACAATTTCTGGCTGGAAACCACCTCAAGGTTGATGTGTTTTCGCTGCAACGGGAGTCAACCGGTGAAGTGACGGCGCCACTCGAAAGCGAAACAAGACTCAAGAAATCAGCTTCCGGTTTTGATTCGGGTGAGACCTTCATCCTGCAAGCGGTGATTGCCAACCGCAATGTGGCCCATTCATTTCCACCCGAAGTCCGGGATCTCTATGAAGCCTGGGTAGAATGTGAAGTCACGGATGAAACGGGCCAAACCCTGTTCCACAGCGGATTTATCAAGTTTGACGGAATGCTGGATGAACGCGCCCACGTCTACAAAACGATTTTGCTTGATTCTCACAGCCGGACCATCACGCGTCACCAAATCTGGCTGATCCAGGCCAAA
Coding sequences within:
- a CDS encoding tetratricopeptide repeat protein; the encoded protein is MKLFCCAGIACIFLWASTAIAQRTNHLPSAETVPPLPAEPFSPSQVRTEDGSLIPVEAFFSASRCAGCHTDTHAGWSESLHRNAAREPFYRESADILLRTRGIEFTRHCESCHTPVALLSGALTRASGKTAAPFTPLDSEGVTCVICHSITEARLDGTGSFTIRRPALLAREDGTPIFGDFSDEQILADIPGHKRAMMRPLLRQPEFCATCHKVTAPPDLNGYKQIPGFSAYDEWQQSGASHEVVSPFYRRESRLDCRSCHMPKVASTNDRAAKNGLIVLHRWPGANTAAPMFYGQTEQVQMTEQFLAGNHLKVDVFSLQRESTGEVTAPLESETRLKKSASGFDSGETFILQAVIANRNVAHSFPPEVRDLYEAWVECEVTDETGQTLFHSGFIKFDGMLDERAHVYKTILLDSHSRTITRHQIWLIQAKGYDHAIPAGRSDVVRFRMELPANARNKLTVRVKVNYRRLNQEYTSYVLNRQHQSLTLPVITMAEDVKVLTMAGEKPTESNPLKIKEQSGEFRAMTARRWNDFGIGLLEQAEYGAAATAFEQAARLQPTDPQYFVNAAIAEFRTERFAPERLQQQKAAVWLEQAARLDATNPRMRYYRALVRRAEGKWVEAADELTILTGLFPRDRELHRHLAQTRLLLGQLVEAETAARQILAIDPNDAGAYQFLAAVYTRMDRQAEANWAAKQYVLWREDPLANEVAARFYTAHPEWQELRTKRMMYGKGAPLRPVLIGSQASPVE